The genomic stretch tgatggacatatatctgctacataaatttaatggaatacagtggattcttccacgggaaacagctagtcttatatattaattcccttgcgtgagtaaaactgtgagtccacgacacggaaatcacgggtcactttcttatgacgtggctgtacgctaaaatttacttcatagaaatcgcacataaggtgtaaatatataacccgctgctaataacgatataaatatatatacccttatgccaaaaaactctatgttagcatatatatataggtatcgctacatatgaaacggatTATTACGGATTATTAATCCGGAACGGattattagatattcacaaagcatacgcactgttaaatgaagttcctagcataaaacggaaattgtgtttacgaaaaagatggctgttctttttgagtattctctaccctttcattcaaaataaatctttaaaaaaacatttgaagaagagcatcgttttataaattaatcatagcaaggttctgtaaggttttttcatgttttattttcagtttttattatattattgttgccagacatgttttatagctagcatcataaaaagccaaccaccaccaacaactagctagctagctaggaatatatatatatatatatatgtagccatgttctttatacctagctaagtctccagtttatatttaagtgactagctattagctgctgtagctagctaatgctagctttaaactaaagattcccagtatatatattcccacaaaacccatcaaacgttattaaccctgaaaattttaaacattttcctggttttttttggtttgcgaagttctttttctccaaatattctgaaaataaagttcagaaattacttatttttaaaatttaaatttaatttgcttcaaattgtggttttgacattttcatgtaagaatttgtgggcaaaaaccttaatcagcatgctaaaagaactgacttttcttaatttagaattactaaacacaaccattttcttacatttagtgtaaacttttgtgcgtatggcttatatttaatacaccaaaagagctatatactttgttgatttcaattttatactctttgtaagctatttttttcttctttttgacatttctgttttaccactcaatttttacattttataagttatttggaacagaatggtatgaaatagaccaaaatacctgatcttagttgtttttaatttacaggctgtgtctgtgaaactttaaggggaacatttggtggaagacaatggcatgacatatatatactgatagaactgatttttgttgtgttagatgttatatctgaacctttttgacattttgtgttaattttgcgaggaaggaccatatatatatacacagaagaagaattcaattttactccttccaagctttgtttttctatattttgtataaattcttactggggaggactccgtgcaatatatcgaaatgactgatccttctagatttaaatttgatgtgttctaaatcgtttatagttttagaaattttgtgtaagatttaatgggtaagggctagatgcaatatgtcaaaaaaactttttttgttgaatcagaagcactccctacaaccattcttttttttacagtttgtgaagcttttgtgaggaaagagtgtatgcaatattatcgaaataactgatttttgttgcatactgtttttctttggcattttggattaaaatattgttttagagggcatatgcagtagatatatgtactgaaatagttaaattttgcaaactttgattttgtcgttacctctcattttttacattttgattaaacttttgtgggagaccgtcagtatgcgaaggaccaaaataagagattttagtattatttagaatttgtattttgtgttgcaaaattggtgcaaaaattgacataaaatgaacttatatacagattgattgctgttgtttaacatgactcattatgacttatatatatattttatgaaaatttgtgacagaatactatgtgagatttgaaattttgtttactttattgatggtaaaacagcatgcaaattgctaaaaggactttattaattttaggtttaaacaccgttattttgttggcattttgtctaaagtttggtgaggagggactgtatgcaatatatcaaataatgttttattgcattataatttgtccttgcaaatccctttttttacaccttagataaaaaattctgtcagaggcacaatttattgtttatttttaacattgtgtgtcaacctttggcagggtttgcaataaactaactgattttaacatatacaatgagagagatttgtgtttgacattgatcagcttttttgtatatatgtggcgttttaagtgatttaaattttatgggtgagatgtatgttgaaatgcttttggaaacttctttccgaataattttcgcatttgtcagatggtcagagcaagtgattttagtagatttagattttaaatgtcacataaatactgcagttgttgaaaacctttaatttttttggtcatttatataataatgcagatgtaagatgtgcactgctgtattgtttgttttttgatggacatatatctgctacataaattaaatggaatacagtggattcttccacgggaaacagctagtcaTATAATAATTCGCGTATTGACTAAATTTTTGCGCGTATATGAAAATTACTACGAATAGGGTTCACGTCTTGacaatgtttcttataaaagtcTCAGACTATAGAGCTGGTAAATGACAAAACTAGTACTACATGGGTCAAACACCTGTACACTATTGTGAAAACcatgaacaacaccaagacGGCTATGATCGGAATGAAACCTTCATCTGCCATCAAGCTTGATGATGTGCCACTTGCAAAAAATGAGGAGTATCCTGAGGAAAACCCATTACCAGAAGACGGGCTCTACCTCTACCTCTTGCAACCTGGAGAGGAACACAAGGATTCGAAAAGACGTGCAACGGATGCTTGGTGGAGCAAAAGGACGTACAGACTCAACCGTCTCGTAACTGGTAGGAGATTGTTATACTACTTGACAAATGTGCCTGATCGGAGTTTCGTGTCAGAGGAATTAATGCTAATACCCGAGGATATTGAATTACCTCCCGAGCATGTGAAAGAATGATAATATTTCTCGATTTTGTGTGTTCATAACACACAAAACCACGCATCTGTAATTTTTCGATACCCTTCATCGCAAGCCACCTCATAATTTCAAAAGCCATTGGTTTTCGTGAATGTGCACAAATATTCAAGGCACCATCCAAGGAGATGAATACATCGTGAGCATTTTTAGTTTCCTTTGGCCCGGCATACCATGCCGGGCCCTGAGCATTTAGCTCTATACGCGTCTTCTCCACTATATTAAGCGCTCTACAGGATGTTCTTATATCAACAATTCCCAAGAACCTTCCAAGATCTGCGCGTTTGAAAAGAGGCCGATTTTGCGCATCGAATAAAGTTTCGATGGCAGGTAATGTGTTTAACGCAAGCGAGgacatctttatttaaataatggTTTCAACCAGGGTCACAATGAGTAGGATGGTTGATATTAATATAGCAAAATGAATAATATTCCTGTGGATCTTTTCTCTCCATAACATCACTAAGGTCTTCCTGGAGGGCTTCTAGTTGACTTTCCAGATAAGGGATCCTATCCATCTCCTCATGACAATTTTCCAATTGCTTTTCTAATTGATGTATGTAtgccatttatttattccaatATACTCCAGGTCCTTGGGTGCTCGAGTCGAATATACAAACACGCGTGTTTTGACTTTTTGAGTTGATTTTTGATTATATACCAGTCGGTAGGTTCTATCAGGTTAGTCTCTTCATCAAGCAGCTTCATATCAGATCGTTCACTAGGGTACCATAGGAACAGCTGCTTTTTCTGTCGGCGGATAAAATTTTCCGAACGCCGTATAGACGAGAATTCCTAGCTCGTTCATAGATTCGCGGATGATCAAATCATTTTCCAGATCCTTACGGAGAGCATCGACATCATCGATGGATACAAAATTGCTGATGGTTTTGCTATATAGTCCAAACGCATGATTGCTGATGGCTCTCGCGGTGGTTTCCACTTTTTCCTGGATTTCCTTTTCGGCTACCTCGGCGTGTATTTTCTCGACTATTTCATCTGATGCCTTATCGATGAAACTATCGCTACATTTTTTGGACATTAAACGTGGCTTGGTCTTTCGTATATCCTTTAAGGCCCGCATCCAGATACTGAAGGTAACCTCTGGGTCATATTGATCCCCCATATACGGACTGCGtaataccccccccccccccccccgcacagctttttcaaacatcaggagcatgtcaGGATCCGTCAGTAGCTCAAGCTTTACACCCGTGTACTTTAGTGCTGCTTTCCAAGCCAAGCCTGGTGCGCTATAGAAGTGGGCAGGATCGAGCTTGTAGTTCTCATGGCAGACTCCTCGAAAGTTTTGGAATATATCGGCGAGTAGTAAAACGTCATTCACTAAATACGCATCGTGGTAGTCACCCATGGTAGTTTCATCATCTTTGTATTGATAACATCCCATACTTCCTGAGCATGTTCATAATCATTGTCACTGATACCCTTCATATTCAACTTGCTATAGAAAGCCTCCTTTGGAGGTAGCTTAGTCTCCTCGAATCGTCGCCAGCCATCCATATACCCATAGGGATATACACCCTTCCTTTGCATGAGCTTAAAGATATCATCATCAGTGAAATACCAACGGAGATGTTTGCATTGGGCATCatcgaggttgcttgccaatttttttaatgatgaagCCATAAATCGACAGCTGTCTATGAATCGTATTTCAATCTTTTTATACGTTTCACCATCACCATACCCAATACCTGCAATAGGTACTTTGATATTTACGTTGAAGGAGATATATTTTTCCGTATTCTCCGCGATGCAACCTATATCCTGGGTTTCATATTTTTCGCCTAATTCACGGATGAATAAGTGTGCATCATAGCCACTTAAATTGTGGAATATTACGGGTACGTGATTAGGTGTTGTGTGCTGCTCCTCGATACAGCCCTGTATAGTGACAGTGGTCTCTTATTTTGCGATTCTTCGGATCATCGTTGAACGGCTTCATACATATGTGACATGTTTCAGCAGAATCATATGAATTCTTCTGCATCTCAGTTAGTTCCATCATAGGCTTCTGTGGTAAGATAGCGTAGAGCCGCTTTACCTCATCTTCCAGGTGGTTGACAAAGCGGGGTACGCAGTCATCGTTTCTATATACTGTTAACGGGTGCGGCACTTCTCCATATGCAAAAGTGGAATACGTACACCAACCGCATGGTTCATGTTTGTTTAGGTTCTTAGTTTTTGTATCCCGAGCATTTTCTTTCATAGGTATCGACAAGCTTTCAAAGTCTGCATAGATGACGAATGGGACTTTGAATTGTTGCTGACCATCCTGGTAGCATAGCCATTTTTCCTTCTCGCTTGGCATCGTGATCTTTACCGTCTCGTTGTCTTTGCAGTAGGTATAATGATTGTCTCTTGATTCCACCGTTTGAAATCCCTGCAGACAATTTAGACAGAAATGCATTTTCCCATGATACTTCGATATCTCGCTACCTAATAG from Hydractinia symbiolongicarpus strain clone_291-10 chromosome 12, HSymV2.1, whole genome shotgun sequence encodes the following:
- the LOC130622101 gene encoding uncharacterized protein LOC130622101; this encodes MGNYSCHTSRRDRYKPYRYNWQGIEFPTSIKNIIKFERNNPDIAVNVLYARGKSFNILRRSTYNEREKQANLLLITDEKRNHYVAIKNLSRLLGSEISKYHGKMHFCLNCLQGFQTVESRDNHYTYCKDNETVKITMPSEKEKWLCYQDGQQQFKVPFVIYADFESLSIPMKENARDTKTKNLNKHEPCGWCTYSTFAYGEVPHPLTVYRNDDCVPRFVNHLEDEKPMMELTEMQKNSYDSAETCHICMKPFNDDPKNRKIRDHCHYTGLYRGAAHNT